The genomic DNA TCAAGGCGCAGGCAGCGCTGGACGTCGAAGTGCACGACAGCACCGAGGTCAAGAGCCTCACCCTGACCGTCTGCCTTCCCCAACCGACACCAACCCCAACCAAAACACTCGGTGTGGCGACGGTTCAGGTCGGCCCGCCGCCGCTCGACCTGGAGCCGACGCCGACTGCGACGCCGGTCAAGAAGCCGACTGTCGCCGTGGGATTGACCGTCGTGCCGCTGCCGACGCCGACCCCGACACCGAAGAAAAGCAGCGGTGGCGCAGTCGTGACACCGGGCCTCCCACCTACTCCTTCGCCGACCGCGCCGTTGCCCACACCGACCCCAACGGCACCACCGAAACCGACACCGACGTCCGTGCCGACCGCGACGCCGACGTCCGTGCCGACCGCAACGCTGACGCCGACGCCTGTGCCGACCCCGACACCACAGCCCACGGCGACGCCGACGCCAGTCGCGGCGTGCGACATGGTCGTCGACAAGGTCATGCAGCCGACGGCTCAGCCGAACGTCTTCACTGTCGTCGTCACCGTCTCCAATGCGGGCAGCGGCCCCTGCCCAGCTGGGGTGCAAGCGATCGAGTATCCCGACCCGACGATCTCCTTGAGCGGCCCGCCGGTGATCAGTCAGAGTGGCGGCAGCGTGGCGTGGAGCTGTAGTGGAACCAGCTGCACGGCAGCGAGCGCAGTGCCGGCCGGGTACGTCGCGAGCTTCTCCTTCACGGCGACGGTGAATCAAAAGCCGGCCCAGAACTGTGTCCGGGTCATCGTTCCACAAAACGTCGATGTCAACATGTCCAATAATTTCATCTGCGCCGTCGTCCAGTAGTCGCGTCACGGAGCGAGCCGTGCGGGGGGCGTCGACCGGCCCTCCCCACGGATTCTCTCGACGAAGTACGATCGTGCAGCAGCGAGAGTCGGTGCACGAGCCCTGAGTTCGGAGGCTCGATCGTGCGAGCGAACGGGTGGACGACGAAGCGAGCGAGCGGCATCGTTCTGCTCCTACTCGCCGCTTGGTTCTCCGCTGCATGCCAGGGTGCGCTGGTCCCGCTGGTCACACCGGCCCCGACAGCCGAAGAGCGTCCGACTCCTGTCGGCTCGGCCACGGTTCCCATCGCCGTGGTGTCGCCGACGCGGACTGCCTCACGACCGTCTCCGACCGTAGGTGTATCGCCCACAGCGAGCGCCTCGACACCGACCGTCCTGACGTCCCCGACTCCACAGGTGGGCCAACCGGCGCTGACCTCCGCCGCGACCAGCCCGTCGGTACCCGTGCCTCGACCGACCGTGTCTCCGTCACCGACTCCTCCCGGGGAAACACCGACTCCAGCTGGCGAGTGCGATCTCGCCCTCGACAAATCGGTTGCGCCGGTCGCTGGGACGACGTCGTTCCTCGTGACAGTGACCGTGCAACACCGTGGAAGCGGACCCTGTTCTGCGGGCGCGCTGGTGAACGATCCGTTGCCGGCTGGATTCGTCGCTTCAGCGGTCCGCGTCGTGGAAGCCGGCGGTCAGGGTAACTGGGAGTGCAGCGGCACCAGGTGTCGCGCCGGCACACCGTTACGTCCTGGCTATACAGCGACGTTCACGTTCACGGTCAGCGGTGAAGCTGGAAGTGCGGCCGAGAACTGCGCCGTCGTCTCCGTCACCGGCGACGGCCATCCCGAGAATGACAGCCGCTGCGTGACACTCGGGCCGATCCCGACGCCGATCCCGACCCCGACGCCGGTGAGCTGCCTCTTCGGGCTGGAGAAGGCGATGGAGGCCGGACAGCCAGGAGCGGCTGGGCAGGTACCGGTGGCAACGGTGGTGATTCGCCTGCAAAACACTGGCCCGGAGCAGTGTCGGGCGAGCTGGAGCGAGTTCGTGCTGACCGACGAGCTGCCGCCTGGCATGATCGTGCAGGGCGTGCGCCAGGTGAGTGGCGCCGGGTGGAGCTGCATGACGAGCGAGCGGGTGGTCGAGTGTACTGGGACACCACCGCCACCAGGAGCGCAGGTGGTCGTGACGCTCGAGGTGCTCGTCCAGGAGTCGGCGCGGCGAGCCGTCAATTGTGTCCGGGTCGAGCCGCTCGGCATGCAAGCCTGTGCGACGCTCATGTGAGCGTCGCCCCAGTGGGGAAAGTCGCTGGCCCGTGAGAGCGGGGCGGTGTCGTCCGCGCGCTGGTCGGGCGGGCGACCGGCCTGGCTGTCGGTACCGGCCGTCCTTCGGTGCGCGCGCTCTACCGCGACTTCACCCGCACGACGTCTGCTCGAGCCGGTGCGATCGCGCTCGCGCACGCAGCGCGCGAAGCAGGCACGAGATCCGCTGTCTTCGTGCACGACAGGGAGCAGCGCATCGCCTCGTTCGTTGCTCCTTCGTCCCTCGACGATCGGTGTTGCAGAGCGGTCGCCCGTCAGCGGCTATACTTGCACGTTTGGAAGCTCGGAAGGGGGAGCGGTGATGCATCGGATTCGAATCGAATACTGCACATCGTGAGGCTACCGGGGACGAGCCACCCGTGCGGTGGACCTGTTGCTGGACAAGTACGAGCTCCAGATCGGCGAGATCACACTGGTACCGTCCTCCGGTGGACGGTTCGAAGTTTCCGTCGACGACGAGCTGGTCTTCTCCAAGCTGGCCGAGAAGCGCTTCCCAGAGGACGAGGAACTCCTCGAGCTGGTCGGTCGGCGGATCGGCTCCGGGTGAGAAGCGGAGCGGTCGCGCAGCCGCGAGAGGCAGGGGAGAGGAATCGGTCGGGCGGGTGAGAGGTGAACGATGAGCACGACGATGACCCCGCTCGTTATCGTGCGCGTGCACGAACTGGCGCTCAAGGGGCAGAACCGTCCTTTCTTCAAGCGGACGCTGTTCGAGAATCTCCGCTTCGCGCTGCGCGATCTTCCGATCGCTCGGCTGCAGGAGCGAGCACTCCGCTTTCTCGTGCGTCTCGAGGACCCCACGGTCTGGCCGGAGGTGGCCGAGCGGTTGCGCTGGGTGTTCGGTGTCGCGAACTTCTCGCCCGGGGTAGAGACAGCGCTGAGCATCGAGGCGATGCAGCAGGGGTTGGTCGAAGTCCTGGAGCGGCAGGGCGCGCCAGCTGCGAGTTTTCGCATTCGCGTCAAGCGGACCAACAAGAACTTCCCTCTCACCTCTCCGGAGTTGGAGCGGGAACTCGGTCGCTTCGTGCAGAAGCGAACCGGTACTCCGGTCGACCTTTCCGATCCGGACGTCACCTACCAGGTCGAGGTGCTCTACGACCGCGCGCTGGTGAGCGGCCAGTCGATCCCCGGGCCAGGTGGATTGCCGATCGGCGTGAGCGGGCGCGTGGTCGCCTTGCTCTCCGGCGGCTTCGACTCGCCGGTCGCGGCATACCGGCTCATGAAGCGCGGGTGCTTCGTCACCTTCGTACACTTCCACGCCTACCCCTATGTCCGGCCGATCTCGATCGAAAAGGTGGTCGAGCTCGCGCGACATCTCTCCCACTACCAGCCGCCCAAGAATCGCCTGGTCGTCGTGCCGATCGGCGATGCGCAACGCGAGATCGCGCTGGCTGCCGAGCCGTCGCTCCGCGTCGTCCTCTATCGGCGTCTCATGCTGCGCATCGCGACCGCGATCGCGCATGAAGAGGGAGCAGGGGCGATCGTGACGGGCGAGAGCCTGGGGCAGGTCGCGTCGCAGACGCTCGAGAACATGCGGGCGATCGGTGCAGTGACGGACTTGCCGATCCTCCGGCCACTGGTGGGGAACAACAAGGACGAGATCATCGCGGAGGCCGTCCGCATCGGGACCGAGCCGATCTCGCGCGTACCGGACGACGATTGCTGCACGGTCTTCGTGCCGTTGCATCCGGCGACGCGGGTGACGGTCGAGCAGGCTGCGGCAGCGGAACAGGCCTACGACGTCGAGGCGCTCGTGCAGCAATGCCTGGCCCGCCGCACCGTCTACGAGGGTGACCCGTTCCGCTGGGATCCGCTGATGGCGCTCGCTGCGGCGACCGCTTGACGGCGTGCTTCCTGGTAGCGTCGGGCGAGTACTGTCACGCTCATCAGCGCTACCAACGCGCTCAACGCTTCGATCCCGAGCCAATCGACGCGGGTTGCGCTGCTCATGACCTGAAACGTGTCCCAGAGCGTGTGCAGCGCCACAGCCAGGAGGTAAGCGCCGAGCGTGGCGCGCGTGAGCCCGACGTGCCCGTGACGCAGGCGCTCGCGCCAGAGCGTCGCCGTGACGAGGGCCGTCCAGGCTGCATGGCCAGCCGGCGAGAGGAACCCGCGAACCAGGAGGACGAACTCGGCTAGCCCGACGTTCCCACGGGAGGCGATGAGCGCCGTGAAGGCGTATCCGAGTGTTTCCAGCGCCGCGAAGCCCATACCACTCGCGAGACCGAAGAGCAGGCCCGCCATTTCCGAGCGGTAACGCCAGCGGAGGAAGAAGACGAGCGGGACGATCAGCTTCGCGGCCTCTTCGATCAGACCGACGGCCAGGAGCGGGAGGAAGCCGAGTGTCCGATAGGTGTCGTACTCCAGGATACCGGCAATGATGACGCCGAGCGTACCGCCCCAAAGGAAGTTCCAGACGACAGCACTGGGTGGAATTCGATCAGGCAGTGGATGTTCGTAGACCCAGAGGACGAGGACGACCGGTACCAGAAAGGCACCGAGGACGAGCAGGGAAGGGACGAAGTTCGGATTGCCGGTTGCCTGGTACACATTGTTGAGGGCATAGAAGAGAACGATGCCACCGATGAGGACTTGGAACCAACCGCGAGCGAGTGCCGATCGGATCGCTTGCACGGGCTGCTCCTCTTGGTATTCCTGTCCACGAAGTCGTGAGGATTGTAGAACCACATAGAGTTGCTGCGAGAGAATGTCCGCGTCACGACAGCAGTGGCAGAGCTGGGTGATGAGCACGCGAGCGGGACGGTGAGGACTTCCGGCTGGGAGCGACTTGGAGACTGGGTCGTCGCCCGCGGATGCCATACGGAGAGGCATCCACCGCATCTCTTCTTTGTCAGGGGCGAGCAGGAAACCGGTCGAGGCACTCACCGCTTGCGTGAGAGGAGCGTGAGCATGGTGCGCTCGACGTCCGCCGGAAGCTGCAAGGCGAAGCCCTCAGCCGTGAGGAGATGCCCGTTCTCGGTGTGGCCACTCGCGACGGGAACCAGTTCGCCGCCCTCGAGACGCCAGAGCGTGAATCCCGCCTCGATCTTGCCGTGGTAGGGGACGACCTCGAGGACGTAGCTGTCGCCCTGCAAGGTCACGGGCTGGAAGCGGTGTTTCTTGAGCGTCTGCAGCAAGCGCTGGGCGAGTATCGACACGCTATTCCTCCCCAGTGGAGGATACGCAGTCGGTGTGAAAGCGACAAGGGGCTGAAAAGAGCCAGGCTGGTTCGCTCGGGATCGCCGGAAAGGCGCGGCCGAGCGTGCGCGCTCCCGGAGCGCGCAGCGGTCAGCCGCACGATCCGGGAGCGCATGGGGTGGATCCGGTACGATCGTGCTACGAGTCGGCCGGGGCGAGCTCACCCAGGAACTCGTGCTCGATCCGCCGCAGTTCTTCCTCGTCAGCTGGTGTGGGACCGGTGAAGCGGGAGCGCGCGTACGCGAACCAGTACACGCTGAGCAGGACACCCATCGCCACGCTCGTCCACAGGACCAGCTCGTTCGGCGGAAGAACGAAGATGACGGTAATCAGGGCGACCCAGGCGATGGCGAGCACGTTCACGATCGGTCCGAAGCGGCCGAGATTCCAGGGGGCGTTCTGCTGGCTCGTGCATTCCCTGCGACCGGTGAGCTTGTTCCGCAGGTTGAGGAAGGTCGGTGTGACGTACGCGAGGTACAGTGCGATCGTCGAGATAGAGGTCACGACGAAATAGGCAGCCGAGTAGAGCGTGAGCAGTACCGCCAGCGCGCACGTGATGAGAATAGACCACACCGGAGTGCGGTACTGGCGGTTCACGCGCGCGATGAGCGATGAGAGAGGCATCCCGCCGTCACGCGCGAAGGCCCACCACATCCGCGACATCGACGTGATGGAGGCCAGCCCGC from Thermomicrobium sp. 4228-Ro includes the following:
- a CDS encoding autotransporter; protein product: MRKSFEERSIVLVVILAFILAACGGILGATPTPTVPVVGTVPACPPGSAPQSMTVGPGPLQPRAQLLNALGNPAHYTQLPTAPAVPQKRVLHTFTNIPNAGSVTAAWITVVARPLATVWAGDDGIRVHDWQYPGALFYPQQFSTSLVGTWTATTVPNFVQVSMVLPVSVVNQIKAQAALDVEVHDSTEVKSLTLTVCLPQPTPTPTKTLGVATVQVGPPPLDLEPTPTATPVKKPTVAVGLTVVPLPTPTPTPKKSSGGAVVTPGLPPTPSPTAPLPTPTPTAPPKPTPTSVPTATPTSVPTATLTPTPVPTPTPQPTATPTPVAACDMVVDKVMQPTAQPNVFTVVVTVSNAGSGPCPAGVQAIEYPDPTISLSGPPVISQSGGSVAWSCSGTSCTAASAVPAGYVASFSFTATVNQKPAQNCVRVIVPQNVDVNMSNNFICAVVQ
- the thiI gene encoding tRNA uracil 4-sulfurtransferase ThiI → MSTTMTPLVIVRVHELALKGQNRPFFKRTLFENLRFALRDLPIARLQERALRFLVRLEDPTVWPEVAERLRWVFGVANFSPGVETALSIEAMQQGLVEVLERQGAPAASFRIRVKRTNKNFPLTSPELERELGRFVQKRTGTPVDLSDPDVTYQVEVLYDRALVSGQSIPGPGGLPIGVSGRVVALLSGGFDSPVAAYRLMKRGCFVTFVHFHAYPYVRPISIEKVVELARHLSHYQPPKNRLVVVPIGDAQREIALAAEPSLRVVLYRRLMLRIATAIAHEEGAGAIVTGESLGQVASQTLENMRAIGAVTDLPILRPLVGNNKDEIIAEAVRIGTEPISRVPDDDCCTVFVPLHPATRVTVEQAAAAEQAYDVEALVQQCLARRTVYEGDPFRWDPLMALAAATA
- a CDS encoding PrsW family intramembrane metalloprotease, which encodes MQAIRSALARGWFQVLIGGIVLFYALNNVYQATGNPNFVPSLLVLGAFLVPVVLVLWVYEHPLPDRIPPSAVVWNFLWGGTLGVIIAGILEYDTYRTLGFLPLLAVGLIEEAAKLIVPLVFFLRWRYRSEMAGLLFGLASGMGFAALETLGYAFTALIASRGNVGLAEFVLLVRGFLSPAGHAAWTALVTATLWRERLRHGHVGLTRATLGAYLLAVALHTLWDTFQVMSSATRVDWLGIEALSALVALMSVTVLARRYQEARRQAVAAASAISGSQRNGSPS